A single Bacillus sp. HMF5848 DNA region contains:
- a CDS encoding N-acetyltransferase produces the protein MTLSLKEVTKENWEQCIALKVAPEQESFVASNLYSLAEAHYETSFIPKAVYSYDEMIGFLMLGKDPDDGVYWIVRLMIDERYQGKGYGHQAVQAALAFIKKQRDASSVIRLGVKPENVAAKRLYKACGFSETGHQEHGEDIMEIQL, from the coding sequence ATGACACTATCGCTTAAAGAAGTTACGAAGGAGAACTGGGAGCAATGCATCGCACTGAAGGTTGCTCCAGAGCAAGAGAGCTTTGTGGCGTCAAACCTATATTCTCTAGCAGAAGCGCACTATGAAACTTCTTTCATACCAAAAGCTGTTTATTCATATGATGAAATGATAGGGTTTCTGATGCTTGGCAAAGATCCGGATGACGGTGTGTACTGGATTGTGCGCTTAATGATAGATGAACGTTATCAAGGCAAAGGCTATGGCCATCAAGCGGTTCAGGCTGCCCTTGCTTTTATAAAAAAACAACGAGATGCTAGCTCTGTTATTCGTCTTGGGGTAAAACCGGAAAATGTGGCGGCGAAGCGCCTGTACAAGGCTTGTGGTTTTTCCGAAACGGGTCACCAGGAGCATGGCGAGGATATTATGGAGATACAGCTATAG
- a CDS encoding chromate transporter produces the protein MIYWQIFLAFFIPGILGYGGGPASIPLVENEVVGRYGWLTVSEFSEVLALGNALPGPIATKMAGYIGFEQGGILGSIVAIFATVAPSLILMVGLLSLLYKFKDSPKVKAMTNYVRPTIAVLLGVMAIRFFMTSYEGAGLLQTFAIAGISFVLLEKIKVHPAYVIVGALAYGGIFLS, from the coding sequence ATGATTTATTGGCAAATCTTTTTAGCATTTTTCATTCCAGGTATTTTAGGCTACGGTGGCGGGCCTGCTTCGATTCCTCTCGTGGAAAATGAGGTTGTTGGTCGCTATGGCTGGTTAACGGTAAGTGAATTTAGTGAGGTTCTTGCGCTAGGGAATGCGTTGCCGGGACCAATTGCGACGAAAATGGCAGGCTACATCGGCTTTGAGCAGGGTGGTATTCTCGGGTCAATCGTTGCTATTTTTGCAACAGTAGCACCTTCCTTAATTTTAATGGTCGGTCTATTAAGCTTGCTTTACAAGTTTAAAGACTCGCCTAAAGTAAAAGCGATGACTAACTATGTGCGTCCAACGATCGCTGTATTGCTTGGCGTGATGGCGATTCGCTTTTTTATGACATCGTATGAAGGAGCCGGGTTGCTTCAGACATTTGCGATTGCTGGGATAAGCTTTGTTCTTCTTGAAAAAATTAAAGTACACCCTGCGTACGTCATTGTAGGGGCACTTGCGTATGGAGGCATCTTTTTATCATGA
- a CDS encoding chromate transporter, which produces MKQLNLFLAFLRVGLLGYGGGPSSIPLVHKEVVEKYKWMNDDEFADVLALGNTLPGPIATKMAGYIGYRVAGVLGMLNAVAATIVPTIILMILLLTTLTSFKDQPWVMGMTKAVVPVVGVMLATLTWDFFKKSKQSLGMKVALGLIAISVLVLQVLSLHPGILIAALLLIALLRSNQSTKKGAANG; this is translated from the coding sequence ATGAAACAACTGAACTTATTTTTAGCATTTTTACGGGTTGGGCTTCTTGGCTATGGGGGAGGCCCTTCCTCTATTCCGCTTGTCCATAAAGAAGTGGTCGAAAAGTATAAGTGGATGAACGATGATGAGTTTGCTGATGTGCTGGCGCTTGGCAATACGCTACCAGGGCCGATTGCGACGAAAATGGCAGGTTACATCGGCTATCGTGTTGCGGGCGTGCTCGGAATGCTGAACGCTGTCGCAGCGACAATTGTACCAACTATTATTCTTATGATTCTATTACTCACGACTTTAACATCGTTTAAGGACCAACCATGGGTGATGGGCATGACAAAAGCAGTCGTACCGGTCGTTGGTGTCATGCTAGCGACACTGACATGGGACTTTTTTAAAAAATCAAAGCAATCGTTAGGTATGAAGGTGGCGCTAGGATTAATCGCAATTAGTGTGCTGGTGCTCCAGGTTCTAAGTCTGCATCCAGGTATTTTAATTGCTGCTTTGCTACTTATTGCTCTTCTTCGTTCGAATCAATCAACTAAGAAGGGAGCGGCAAACGGATGA
- a CDS encoding gamma-glutamyltransferase family protein, which yields MNFDYLSYPYASQRMTTFAKNGMVATSQPLAAQAGLDILKKGGNAIDAAIATAAALTVVEPTSNGIGGDAFALVWVKDKLYGLNASGPAPASISIDAVKERGHEEIPKYGWIPVTVPGVPAAWAALSKRFGKLPLADVLQPAIDYAENGYPVSPTLGKYWNHAAKAFKKMLTGDEFKPWFDTFTPGGEAPKIGGMWRSSGHASTLRSIGETNGESFYRGELAEKIAAYSKQYDGFLSADDLANYKVEWVDPISVNYRGYDVWEIPPNGQGLIALQALNIVKGYEFAESESTARYHKQIEAMKLAFADGQKYITEQSKMSVSVEQILSDAYADERRALIGDEALTPEPGTPPKGGTVYLATADSEGNMVSFIQSNYMGFGSGLVVPGTGIALQNRGHNFSLDPEHDNSLEPGKRTYHTIIPGFLTKNNEAVGPFGVMGGFMQPQGHMQVVMNTVDFAMNPQAALDAPRWQWMEGKKILVEHHFPQHIAQALARKGHDIQVALDSGAFGRGQIIWRDPETGVLAGGTESRTDGSVAAY from the coding sequence ATGAACTTTGATTATTTGTCTTATCCATATGCGTCTCAACGAATGACAACCTTCGCGAAGAATGGGATGGTGGCGACATCGCAGCCTCTTGCGGCGCAAGCAGGGCTTGATATTTTGAAAAAAGGTGGAAATGCGATTGATGCAGCGATTGCAACAGCAGCAGCACTAACTGTCGTGGAGCCAACGTCAAATGGCATCGGTGGCGATGCGTTTGCGCTTGTTTGGGTAAAAGATAAGCTGTACGGTCTGAACGCAAGTGGACCGGCACCAGCATCTATCTCGATCGATGCGGTAAAAGAGCGAGGGCATGAGGAGATTCCGAAGTATGGCTGGATTCCTGTCACAGTGCCAGGAGTGCCGGCAGCGTGGGCTGCGTTATCTAAGCGCTTTGGAAAGCTTCCGTTAGCGGACGTGTTACAGCCGGCGATTGACTATGCAGAGAACGGCTATCCAGTTTCGCCAACTCTCGGAAAGTACTGGAATCATGCTGCAAAGGCATTTAAAAAGATGCTAACAGGTGACGAATTTAAGCCGTGGTTTGATACGTTCACACCGGGTGGCGAAGCGCCGAAAATAGGGGGAATGTGGCGTTCATCTGGTCACGCTTCAACATTACGTTCTATCGGGGAAACGAATGGAGAAAGTTTTTATCGCGGGGAGCTTGCTGAGAAAATCGCAGCATACTCGAAGCAGTATGATGGATTCTTGTCAGCAGATGACCTAGCAAACTATAAGGTAGAGTGGGTAGATCCAATTTCCGTGAACTACCGTGGCTACGATGTGTGGGAAATTCCGCCGAACGGCCAAGGGCTGATAGCACTGCAGGCATTAAATATTGTAAAAGGGTATGAGTTTGCGGAAAGTGAATCAACGGCGCGCTACCATAAACAAATTGAAGCAATGAAGCTAGCATTTGCAGATGGGCAAAAGTACATTACGGAGCAGTCGAAAATGTCGGTATCTGTTGAACAGATTTTATCAGATGCCTATGCAGATGAACGCCGAGCGTTAATCGGTGACGAGGCATTAACGCCTGAGCCAGGCACACCACCAAAAGGCGGCACGGTGTATTTGGCAACGGCTGATAGTGAAGGCAACATGGTTTCCTTTATTCAAAGTAATTACATGGGCTTCGGCTCTGGACTTGTTGTGCCGGGGACTGGTATTGCGCTTCAAAATCGAGGGCATAACTTCTCGCTTGATCCGGAACATGATAACAGTCTTGAGCCTGGCAAGCGGACGTATCACACGATCATTCCAGGCTTTTTAACGAAAAATAACGAGGCGGTGGGGCCGTTCGGTGTCATGGGAGGCTTCATGCAGCCGCAGGGCCATATGCAAGTCGTCATGAATACGGTTGATTTTGCAATGAATCCGCAAGCTGCGCTTGATGCTCCTCGTTGGCAGTGGATGGAAGGGAAGAAGATTTTAGTTGAGCATCATTTCCCGCAGCACATCGCGCAAGCATTAGCGCGCAAAGGTCATGACATTCAAGTCGCACTAGATTCAGGTGCATTCGGTCGTGGACAAATTATATGGCGCGACCCTGAGACGGGTGTGTTAGCGGGCGGAACGGAATCGCGCACAGATGGGTCCGTGGCAGCGTACTAG
- a CDS encoding M23 family metallopeptidase: MREEEKKRTSQKISFKQIFRKRWVLPAIYLATAAIILTGVLWLQNANNDSVDQTDIELGQSDVTGPTYGMNEPSIPVLEPVQNFVLPVLEESAVEIQKEFYDVNAPAEKQEAALVFYNNQYYPNKGIDIVAKDGQAFDVSAALGGTVIRAEQDPLFGYVVEVEHEEGIKTVYQSLAEIVVSTGETVEQGQVLGTSGESLYNEEAGLNVHFEIRKDGTPVNPLQYIGKPVSSLKADHAEPEDEETNATESEEPADDENGEGEDAGDNPDEENGEDTTNSPGASSGQVGA; encoded by the coding sequence ATGAGAGAGGAAGAAAAGAAACGTACTTCTCAAAAAATTTCTTTTAAACAGATTTTCAGAAAGCGTTGGGTATTACCAGCAATTTACCTTGCAACAGCAGCAATCATTTTAACAGGAGTGTTATGGTTACAAAATGCTAACAATGATTCAGTGGATCAAACTGACATTGAGTTAGGCCAATCAGATGTAACAGGGCCAACATATGGCATGAATGAGCCATCAATTCCAGTATTAGAGCCTGTACAAAACTTTGTACTGCCTGTTCTAGAGGAAAGTGCTGTAGAAATTCAAAAAGAATTCTATGATGTGAACGCTCCAGCTGAAAAGCAAGAAGCGGCGCTAGTGTTCTACAACAATCAGTACTATCCAAATAAAGGTATTGATATTGTTGCGAAAGATGGACAAGCCTTTGATGTATCAGCTGCACTTGGTGGTACAGTCATCCGTGCTGAACAAGATCCACTATTTGGATATGTAGTGGAGGTTGAACACGAGGAAGGTATCAAGACTGTATATCAATCGCTAGCAGAGATTGTCGTGAGCACAGGAGAAACTGTTGAGCAAGGGCAAGTACTAGGAACGTCGGGTGAAAGCTTGTACAATGAGGAAGCTGGCCTTAATGTACATTTTGAAATTCGTAAAGATGGCACACCTGTGAATCCTTTACAGTATATTGGGAAACCAGTATCATCACTAAAGGCGGATCATGCAGAGCCTGAAGACGAAGAAACCAACGCAACTGAAAGTGAAGAGCCTGCCGATGATGAAAACGGCGAAGGCGAAGATGCAGGAGACAATCCTGATGAAGAAAATGGAGAAGACACTACAAACTCTCCTGGCGCTTCAAGCGGCCAAGTGGGAGCATAA
- the spoIID gene encoding stage II sporulation protein D, with protein MQQTKPLVIALSSLMAITLIVPALLVLPFKDKAPIEKAEVLHEVVSSAPPAPVTNAIEVAVYRTEADAVENVPLEAYVEGVLASEMPAEFELEALKAQALAARTYIVKQMLHHDNMGLPDGANVTDTVLHQVFKNEAELRENWGPDFDWKMDKIRKAVQATTGQIITFNNEPITPAFFSTSNGYTENSEAYWQNPFPYLTSVESPWDKVSPKFSTQKIMTVQEFERKLNIKLPSDGSLGTILGRTPGKRIEAVQIGGKTFTGREIREKLDLRSTDFTWMRTGSEIVITTKGYGHGVGMSQYGANGMAQSGKTYEEIIHYYYKGVNISPLTNFQTALASY; from the coding sequence ATGCAGCAAACGAAACCACTCGTTATCGCGTTATCATCCTTAATGGCTATTACTCTAATTGTACCAGCACTACTAGTTTTACCGTTTAAAGACAAAGCCCCCATTGAAAAAGCAGAAGTACTTCATGAGGTTGTCAGTAGCGCCCCACCCGCCCCTGTAACCAATGCAATTGAAGTAGCTGTTTACAGAACGGAGGCTGATGCTGTCGAAAATGTGCCGCTTGAGGCATATGTCGAAGGAGTACTTGCATCAGAAATGCCAGCTGAATTTGAGCTTGAAGCTTTAAAAGCACAAGCACTAGCAGCAAGGACATACATTGTGAAGCAAATGCTTCATCATGATAATATGGGACTGCCAGACGGAGCAAATGTAACCGATACGGTCCTTCATCAAGTCTTCAAAAATGAAGCAGAGCTTCGCGAAAACTGGGGTCCAGACTTTGATTGGAAAATGGACAAAATTCGCAAGGCTGTACAAGCAACAACGGGTCAAATCATAACGTTTAACAACGAACCGATTACACCAGCCTTCTTCTCCACAAGTAACGGCTACACGGAGAACTCAGAGGCATATTGGCAAAATCCTTTTCCGTACTTAACAAGTGTAGAAAGTCCGTGGGATAAAGTTTCACCAAAATTCTCGACGCAAAAAATAATGACAGTCCAAGAATTCGAAAGAAAGCTTAATATTAAGCTACCATCCGACGGCAGTCTTGGTACTATCTTGGGTCGCACACCAGGCAAGCGTATTGAAGCCGTCCAAATTGGAGGCAAGACATTTACCGGTCGCGAAATACGTGAAAAGCTTGACCTTCGTTCAACCGACTTCACTTGGATGCGTACAGGATCAGAAATTGTTATTACAACAAAAGGCTATGGCCACGGTGTCGGTATGAGCCAATACGGCGCGAATGGCATGGCGCAATCTGGAAAAACTTATGAAGAAATCATTCATTACTACTATAAAGGCGTCAACATCAGCCCATTAACAAACTTCCAAACAGCACTAGCATCATATTAA
- a CDS encoding group 1 truncated hemoglobin, with product MSEQNLYEKLGGKEGIAKVVDYFYTDLVLEDEEINQFFEHTDMDKQREHQTKFLSFAVGGPNQYSGASMAKAHAGMNIQPENFESIAKHLNEALAHFGVSEEDRNHVLNKINTLKDDIVYK from the coding sequence ATGTCTGAGCAAAACTTGTATGAAAAATTAGGTGGAAAAGAAGGTATTGCAAAGGTGGTCGATTATTTTTACACCGACCTCGTGTTAGAGGATGAGGAAATTAACCAATTTTTTGAACATACGGATATGGACAAGCAGCGTGAGCATCAAACAAAGTTTCTTAGCTTTGCTGTAGGAGGGCCGAACCAATATTCTGGTGCATCGATGGCGAAGGCACATGCAGGGATGAATATCCAGCCAGAAAACTTTGAGTCGATAGCAAAGCACTTGAATGAGGCTTTAGCGCATTTCGGAGTAAGCGAAGAGGACAGGAATCATGTGTTGAACAAGATTAATACGCTTAAGGATGATATCGTATACAAGTAG
- the murA gene encoding UDP-N-acetylglucosamine 1-carboxyvinyltransferase — translation MEKIIVRGGKRLVGTVKVEGAKNAVLPVIAASLLASDGKCTIHDVPALSDVFTINEVLRHLNAEVVFNNNTITIDASREPHTEAPFEYVRKMRASVLVMGSLLARVGRARIALPGGCAIGSRPIDQHLKGFEAMGAKVKVGNGYIDAEVNGRLQGAKIYLDFPSVGATENIMMAAALADGTTILENVAKEPEIVDLANFLNKMGAKVRGAGTGTIRIEGVDTLYGCEHTIIPDRIEAGTFMTAAAITGGDVLVKGAVPEHLSSLIAKMEEMGVTISEEEEGLRVIGPKHLKAVDIKTMPHPGFPTDMQSQMMALLLTANGTSMITETVFENRFMHVEEFRRMNGDIKIEGRSVIINGPVELQAAEVAATDLRAGAALILAGLVAEGYTRVTELKHIDRGYVDLHEKLRALGADIERVTENNNVVPFSAKVSDMNA, via the coding sequence TTGGAAAAAATCATTGTCCGCGGCGGAAAAAGGTTAGTTGGTACCGTAAAGGTTGAAGGTGCCAAAAATGCTGTATTGCCTGTTATCGCTGCATCATTATTAGCAAGTGACGGTAAATGTACGATTCATGATGTACCAGCTCTCTCCGATGTATTTACCATTAACGAGGTACTACGTCATTTAAACGCAGAAGTCGTCTTCAACAATAATACAATAACGATAGATGCATCAAGAGAGCCACATACAGAAGCGCCATTTGAATATGTAAGAAAAATGAGAGCATCAGTGCTTGTTATGGGATCCTTACTTGCGCGCGTTGGTCGTGCAAGAATTGCGCTACCAGGTGGATGTGCAATTGGATCACGCCCGATAGATCAGCATTTAAAAGGCTTTGAAGCGATGGGTGCGAAGGTTAAGGTCGGAAATGGTTATATTGACGCAGAAGTGAACGGACGCTTACAAGGGGCAAAGATTTATCTTGATTTCCCTAGTGTAGGTGCGACAGAGAATATTATGATGGCCGCTGCCTTAGCTGATGGTACGACTATTCTAGAGAACGTTGCAAAAGAGCCAGAAATCGTGGACTTAGCAAACTTCTTAAACAAGATGGGTGCTAAAGTCCGAGGTGCCGGTACTGGTACTATTCGCATAGAAGGCGTCGATACATTATATGGATGCGAGCATACGATTATACCTGACCGTATTGAAGCAGGTACATTTATGACAGCTGCAGCCATTACAGGTGGAGATGTACTAGTAAAAGGTGCCGTACCAGAGCATTTAAGCTCACTCATCGCCAAAATGGAAGAAATGGGTGTAACAATTAGTGAAGAAGAGGAAGGTTTACGTGTCATTGGTCCTAAGCACTTAAAGGCTGTTGACATAAAAACAATGCCTCACCCTGGTTTCCCAACTGATATGCAATCGCAAATGATGGCGTTACTGTTAACAGCCAATGGAACAAGTATGATTACGGAAACAGTTTTCGAAAATCGTTTCATGCATGTAGAAGAATTTCGTCGTATGAACGGTGATATCAAAATCGAAGGCCGCTCTGTTATTATTAACGGACCGGTAGAACTTCAAGCAGCAGAAGTAGCAGCAACAGATTTACGTGCCGGTGCAGCCCTTATTTTAGCAGGCTTAGTCGCTGAAGGCTACACGCGTGTAACAGAACTAAAGCACATTGATCGCGGCTACGTAGATTTACACGAAAAATTGCGTGCCCTTGGTGCTGATATTGAACGTGTAACCGAAAACAACAATGTAGTACCATTCTCGGCAAAAGTCTCAGATATGAACGCATAA
- a CDS encoding YwmB family TATA-box binding protein, translated as MHTIYMGILSIILLASTLFSGELMEKSMQETELETIANIYERNNITITDWSLYTKAPQLESATFNEDLLRIQQAAEAFTWTVEKNHDVTKAVGVYVHPSTHSITETIQIVQENHSKKSYVFYEMKGSKWTSQIWRDFQTIFHNRKIDIFQENTTNFSCMKGIQSGNMKSVLKNNANRLLKEFQAQPVEMLDEETLLSISAYTEMWKQTIPTKNNKQMNLQLALRAQEGGDIVVVAGTPILTIEY; from the coding sequence TTGCACACAATTTACATGGGAATTTTATCAATAATCTTGCTAGCGAGTACGCTATTTTCTGGGGAACTTATGGAAAAGAGCATGCAAGAAACAGAACTAGAAACAATAGCGAATATTTATGAACGCAACAACATTACAATTACGGATTGGTCTTTATACACAAAAGCCCCGCAATTAGAAAGTGCGACTTTTAACGAGGACCTATTACGCATTCAGCAAGCTGCAGAAGCTTTTACGTGGACAGTTGAAAAAAATCATGATGTGACAAAAGCGGTAGGCGTTTATGTTCACCCCTCAACACACTCCATAACAGAGACAATTCAAATAGTACAAGAAAACCACTCTAAAAAATCCTATGTATTTTATGAGATGAAGGGTTCAAAGTGGACTTCTCAAATCTGGAGGGACTTTCAGACTATTTTTCATAACAGAAAAATCGACATATTTCAAGAAAATACCACAAATTTCTCTTGTATGAAAGGCATACAGAGTGGTAATATGAAAAGTGTTTTGAAAAATAATGCGAATCGCCTACTTAAAGAATTTCAGGCTCAGCCTGTTGAGATGTTGGATGAAGAGACACTTCTGTCTATCTCTGCATATACTGAAATGTGGAAACAGACCATCCCCACGAAAAACAATAAGCAAATGAACTTGCAGCTTGCTTTGCGAGCTCAAGAAGGTGGCGACATTGTTGTGGTCGCAGGCACACCTATCCTAACAATTGAATATTAA
- a CDS encoding DUF1146 family protein, with product MDLLPSYSQFAVISLMSHLFFIVITWYALQGVQLEKFIKANRIMQARLLYILLTVAIGSSVSNFFLDYFLWSQQLPSMFVQ from the coding sequence ATGGACTTATTACCAAGCTATAGCCAATTTGCGGTCATTAGCCTGATGTCTCATTTATTTTTTATTGTAATTACTTGGTATGCACTTCAAGGTGTGCAGCTTGAAAAATTTATTAAAGCCAATCGTATCATGCAAGCAAGACTGTTATACATACTGTTAACAGTTGCTATCGGATCAAGTGTGAGTAATTTCTTTCTTGATTATTTTCTTTGGTCACAGCAACTACCAAGTATGTTTGTACAATAA
- the nuoN gene encoding NADH-quinone oxidoreductase subunit NuoN, producing the protein MDLQTLLSYEWGVMTPEFIILGVATILSLIDLFMPNKASRRPLVWIALTGVLLALVSLIGLLDKEVTVILNETFRLDSFAKAFKLILLVGTGLVLLMASHYEPEDGIRHRGEFYYLLLTALLGAMMMTSSGDIITLFVGLELLSLSSYILAGIRKTNKQSNEAAMKYVINGGISTAIMLFGLSYVYGLTGTTNLKQIALSLSTVNQANIQYLLSIAFLLILVGLSFKLATVPFHMWAPDVYQGAPTPVTAFLSVVSKAAGFVIVLRFMLYIFGRTPAEGGQQLSMLFAMQDYIVWLAAATMIVGNTIALRQRNVKRMLAYSSIAHAGYLLVAFAVFSPLLVDAIWFYLVAYLLMNLGVFAILQVIVQKTGSEDIASFAGLYQRAPLIAVAMGVFILSLAGIPGTAGFIGKLNIFLGALMVEPAHYVLASIMLATTVVSYFFYFNVMTQMFFRRSSNEETIKLPVEIAIVVVICVVGTVLFGFLPNIAIDFFNNSFNGFVDFFQ; encoded by the coding sequence ATGGATTTGCAAACATTACTTAGCTATGAATGGGGTGTAATGACACCAGAATTTATTATATTAGGTGTGGCAACCATTCTCTCCCTCATTGACTTATTTATGCCAAATAAAGCGAGCCGCCGACCGTTAGTATGGATCGCTTTAACCGGTGTATTGCTTGCGCTAGTCTCTCTTATTGGCTTACTAGACAAAGAGGTCACCGTTATTTTAAATGAAACATTTCGCTTAGATTCGTTTGCTAAAGCGTTTAAGTTAATTTTATTAGTCGGTACGGGGTTAGTGCTCTTAATGGCTTCTCACTATGAGCCAGAGGATGGCATTCGCCACCGCGGAGAGTTTTATTACTTACTGCTAACAGCACTTCTTGGTGCGATGATGATGACATCAAGTGGGGACATCATCACATTGTTTGTTGGTCTTGAGTTGTTATCACTGTCGTCATATATTTTAGCTGGTATTAGAAAAACAAATAAACAGTCTAATGAAGCAGCGATGAAATATGTTATTAATGGTGGTATATCAACAGCTATTATGTTATTTGGTTTAAGTTATGTGTATGGATTAACGGGCACAACGAACTTAAAGCAAATTGCACTAAGCTTATCAACAGTTAATCAAGCAAACATTCAATATTTATTGTCAATCGCATTTTTACTAATACTAGTCGGGTTATCGTTTAAGCTAGCGACGGTGCCATTTCATATGTGGGCGCCAGATGTATACCAAGGGGCACCAACACCAGTTACGGCCTTTTTGAGTGTTGTTTCCAAGGCAGCTGGATTTGTTATTGTATTACGCTTCATGCTATACATTTTTGGGCGTACACCAGCTGAAGGTGGGCAGCAACTATCCATGTTATTTGCCATGCAGGATTATATTGTATGGCTAGCAGCAGCGACCATGATTGTTGGGAATACTATCGCATTACGCCAACGAAATGTAAAAAGAATGCTCGCATATTCAAGTATCGCGCATGCTGGTTACTTATTAGTTGCGTTTGCTGTATTTTCACCATTATTAGTAGATGCAATTTGGTTTTACCTAGTGGCTTACTTATTAATGAATCTCGGCGTTTTCGCCATTTTACAAGTGATAGTACAAAAAACAGGCTCTGAAGATATCGCTTCATTTGCCGGCTTGTATCAACGCGCCCCTCTTATAGCAGTTGCTATGGGTGTATTCATTCTATCGTTAGCAGGGATACCTGGTACGGCTGGTTTTATTGGAAAGTTGAACATTTTCCTAGGTGCACTTATGGTCGAGCCAGCACATTATGTATTAGCGAGTATCATGCTTGCAACGACGGTAGTATCATATTTTTTCTACTTTAATGTTATGACACAAATGTTTTTCCGCAGGTCATCAAATGAAGAGACCATTAAATTGCCTGTTGAAATAGCCATTGTTGTGGTGATTTGTGTAGTAGGCACCGTCTTATTTGGATTCCTACCTAACATAGCCATTGACTTTTTTAACAATAGCTTCAACGGATTTGTTGATTTCTTTCAATAG